The proteins below are encoded in one region of Hemiscyllium ocellatum isolate sHemOce1 chromosome 3, sHemOce1.pat.X.cur, whole genome shotgun sequence:
- the rdh14a gene encoding retinol dehydrogenase 14a codes for MLITGLSVAAGLAAAVWLGRWLMGSESPEPGPSMRGRTVIVTGANSGLGRATAAALARLHARVIMACRDEKAGARAARQIRQEIAGAGAGAGAGGELLVRPLDLSSLRSVRGFCDRITREEPRLDVLINNAGIFQCPYMKTEDGFEMQFGVNHLGHFLLTNLLLDLLKRSAPSRVVVVSSKLYKYGEINFDDLNSEKSYNKSFSYSRSKLANILFTHELAKQLEGTGVTVNCLHPGIVRTNLGRHINIPLLGQPIFKMVSWALFKTPEQGAQTTLYLATSPEVKGVSGKYFGDCKEEELLPKATNDAVAKKLWDVSERMVGLI; via the exons ATGCTGATCACCGGGCTCTCCGTGGCTGCAGGCCTGGCCGCTGCCGTGTGGCTGGGCCGCTGGCTGATGGGCAGTGAGTCCCCGGAGCCTGGGCCCTCGATGCGGGGCCGCACGGTGATCGTGACCGGGGCGAACAGCGGCCTCGGCCGGGCCACAGCAGCGGCGCTCGCCCGGCTCCACGCCCGGGTGATCATGGCGTGCCGCGATGAGAAGGCCGGGGCCCGGGCCGCCCGCCAGATCCGCCAGGAGATCGccggggccggggccggggccggggccgGGGGGGAGCTGCTGGTCCGGCCCCTGGACCTGTCCTCACTGCGGTCAGTCAGGGGCTTCTGTGACAGGATCACCCGG GAAGAACCAAGGCTCGATGTCCTGATCAATAATGCAGGAATTTTCCAGTGTCCCTACATGAAAACAGAGGATGGTTTTGAGATGCAGTTCGGAGTGAATCACTTGGGTCACTTCCTTCTGACCAATCTCCTCCTTGACCTTCTCAAACGCTCTGCTCCAAGCAGGGTGGTGGTCGTATCCTCCAAACTGTACAAGTACGGTGAAATCAACTTTGATGATCTCAACAGTGAGAAAAGCTACAACAAAAGCTTCAGTTACAGCAGGAGTAAATTGGCTAATATTCTGTTCACTCATGAGCTAGCCAAGCAGCTGGAAGGCACTGGTGTTACTGTGAATTGTCTACATCCTGGCATTGTGCGCACAAACCTGGGAAGACACATCAATATACCCTTACTTGGGCAACCGATTTTCAAGATGGTCTCTTGGGCACTCTTCAAAACACCAGAACAAGGAGCACAGACCACGCTTTACCTAGCTACCTCTCCAGAAGTTAAAGGGGTATCCGGAAAATATTTTGGAGACTGCAAAGAAGAGGAATTGTTGCCAAAGGCGACGAATGATGCAGTTGCAAAGAAATTGTGGGATGTGAGTGAGAGAATGGTGGGACTGATCTGA